From Juglans regia cultivar Chandler chromosome 9, Walnut 2.0, whole genome shotgun sequence:
TACATATGTCCCACCTTACATACAAAGCCCACGGCATCTTCATCTGCTTCCACGGCTTCAGGTACTACTCATCCCTTATCTGCCTTTCTTTCATATTCCCGTTTTTCTCCCTcccatattatttatttaaatgctCTTACCTCTTGTATTGAACCCTCATGTTACTCTGATGCTATTTGCCATCCTCATTGTCGCGAGGCGATGTCCGCTGAACTACAGGCACTACAAGATAACTCCACTTGGACTCTTGAGCATCTTCCACCTGGTAAGAAacccattggatgtaaatgggttttcaaaaccaaactcaaagccGATGGATCCATTGAAAGGTATAAAGCCCGACTGGTTGCCAAGGGCTACACTCAAGTTGAAGGTCTTGACTATCATGAGACTTTTGCTCCGGTTGCCAAAATGACCACCGTCCGCTGCTTATTGGCAATCGCTGCTACAAAAAATTGGATCATTCATCAACTCGACGTCAACAATGCCTTTTTGCACGGTGATCTTGATGAATAAGTCTACATGAACCCACCACCTGGTTTTTGCACTCAGGGGGAGACCCGTGTTTGTCGACTCAGAAAGTCCttatatggtctcaaacaagcctCCCGCAACTGGTTTTTCAAACTAACCactgtgcttcttgatgcaggttttcGTCAATCTCAGGCCGATCACTCATTATTCACCCTTGTCACCCACACCAGTATCACTATTGTTCTTGTGTATGTCGATGACATCTTAATTGCTGGCAATGCTCTTTCccaaattgattttttcaagAACCTCCTCTCCACTCACTTCAAAACCAAGGATCTTGGCACTCTCAAGTTCTTTCTTGGCCTAGAAGTTGCACGTTCTTCTGCAGGTATTTTTTTGAATCAGCGAAAATACACTCTTGATATACTTTCTGATAGTGGTCAACTTGGTGCCCGAACTGCCTCTTTCCCAATGGAACAACATTTGAAGCTTTCCACTGAAGATGGCTCTCTTCTTCCTGATCCTAGCATTTATCGTCGTCTGGTTGGTCATCTCATTTACTTGACCATCACTCGACCTGACATTGTTTATGCCGTCAACATTCTCAGTCAGTTCATGCATGCCCCTCGTGTTCCTCATATGACTGCGGCTACGCGTGTTCTTCGTTATCTCAAAGGGAATCCTGGCCAaggcatttttttctcttcctccagCACCACACAAGTCACAGCTTAtactgattctgattgggccagCTGTCCTACCACACGTCGTTCCACCATAGGTTACTTCATCCAGCTCGGTACCAGTCCGATCTCGTGGCGTACAAAAAAACAGACTACCGTTGCTCGTTCTTCCGCTGAAGCTGAATACCGCGCCATGGCTGTCACCACCTGTGAGCTCACCTGGCTAAAGCAACTTCTCACTGATCTCAGCATCCCTCATCCCGAGCCATTCAACCTCTACTGTGACAATCAATCAGCTCTTCACATTGCCCACAATCCAGTGTTCCACGAACGTATTAAACACATTGAGATCGATTGCCACATCACTCGTGATAAAATTCGATCCGGTCTCCTCAAAGTAGTTCACACTTCTTCACATGAGCAAATATAACTCAAACACGTCTCCTTCTCTTTCTTAACAAATTATTTGCATTCTAAttgtggtacattctcacccgaagagaacaaTTTATATTACCAAATATATTATCTGTGTTGGGACCTATCAGTTTTTCATCCGTAATATATTTGTGCTGGCTGTTGGTTGAATATTGTGTGTATTGCACTGGTTGCTTTGATTGCTTTCCCTTTGTAAGATTAAGAGTCACAATTTGAATGATTTGCTTTCTTATGGAAAGTTTGTTGAAAGCTTGATTAGGAAATTAATATACTTAATAGGTCAGAGTTCATATACTCTGCTAATTTAAGCTACTTGTAGCAAATCTCAAAGTTGTATGTAGGTGTTGTCCTTATGTTTTGTTTCATAATACAGCAGCCAATTCATTGTTTTGTAGGTTTTATGcttaaaatcaatcaacaatGATTCCACTACCCACTATTATATCTCTTTATATGTGCAGATAATTTATGAGTTCTCAAGTagcattaaaaattatttcccaGAGTCAAAAGCATGtctaatatcaaaatattgGTTAAGAACAGTGAATAAAAGACACTTCAAGTCATGGTATCTTTAACAATATAAGCATATAGATGAGTTTGGGCTGTAAGCTTGGATTGTAAGACTTGCCTTTGAGATTGAAAGATATGGGCATTAtactaaattttatttcttttttgtctgGATCAAATTATCGAAGAGAGTCTATCTCTATTCTTACTTAATTCAGTCATCTTAGGGGATCAATCTCTGGGTTCAGGTTTGTATGGtgctaattattttgaaattgacGTTTAAAATAATCCTCCTCCTCTATTAACATTTCCTTTgtaaaattaagaattataattaaaaatgcaTAGGCTTTATGTGTATGTTAAATTGTGTATGGTTTCtcttgtgtgtttgtttgctcaTTTCTCATGTCTACATTCGAAAATGGATTTTGATGGGTGCTGCTCTTGGGTAAGGTTGAAGGCGTGGAAGTGGAGCTTACTCTAGGTTTGGAGAATCAGGAATGAACACTGAAGTTTTCCCTCATGGAGTGTCGTTTTTATGTGAAATATATATCAGCAATGTTGGATGAAGGAACTGTACcacttgttttaaatttttgttttagagttGGCGATTTTAGTCATTGTATGCTAGAAACTAGAGGTCAGTTAGTTGTTATATATATCCAtacttatgtatatatttatattttagaaaagtgGCCCAGAAGATTTATGTCTTGGGTGTATGAAGGTCGAGGTTACATCGTTTTTGGTTTCTTATActagttttcatttttatttggcttaCTCATTCATCTTGAACTGAACTGTTATTGCAATTAAATAATTCTGTGGGATTTCGGATTTTGTGTTGTTTGCATTTCATCTAAAGTTAGTAGTATATATTATGGTCTTTAAATTGGTGGTGTGAGGGTTTTCAATAtggtatttaatttttatttaacttgcctCGGAGAGTTGCTCTTTCCACTATGGTGAACGTCTGTAAGAAACTTCCCTCTAAATGCcctttcatatttcatgaaagcTATTCTCATATTGTGCTGTCTTCTTCAGAATGAAGATTGACAGACATGTATTGTGTAGAGattttttgttgtctttcttttttcttttaaatgattttgttgttggttattatttaaaatcttttgttGATCTTCCaacttattattaatttttaatttcaaatctgcAGCTTGTTGAATATGTTGCTATTTGCTTGATTAAAATAGTGGAGCAAGTAAGTCAGTCTTCTAAGTTGCTGGATGAACTTTGTAAGCACAAATTGATTGATCAAGTCATACATCTTATAGACTTGAATTGCGGAACCACTATATCCCGCCCTATATATAAGTTGCATGCATAAGCCGTTAAGTTTTGTGCCATATTGTTAATTGGGAAATGTGCTATTGGTAggatttcttaattatttgcaATATAATATCTTGtaccatagttttttttttttttagcaaaaacTAGGTCAAAGATTGTAATGATAGATTGGGTTTTGGGTTCATGGATTGTTTTCAACTATGTATGTGACTGCTGAAATTTAATTAAAGTATAAAAGATTGTTTGCCTCGATGGTGTTGGGTTGTACAGTGTTGGTAAAAGCGCAAAATCCCAAGGACAAAGCAAAGCAAATTTACAAATATTTGCTTAAAACGCACTTTTGAGTGATGTTAAAGCGCATAAAAGcataattttgtaaattcttaatgaagaaaatagaaactatCTATTCAAGAcctagaaaataaatattctagaGTGTTGATATTGAAAAT
This genomic window contains:
- the LOC109014120 gene encoding uncharacterized mitochondrial protein AtMg00820-like, with protein sequence MSAELQALQDNSTWTLEHLPPGKKPIGCKWVFKTKLKADGSIERYKARLVAKGYTQVEGLDYHETFAPVAKMTTVRCLLAIAATKNWIIHQLDVNNAFLHGDLDE